Below is a genomic region from Flavobacterium ginsengisoli.
AATCTTCATCTGTTTCTATAAAACGGTCTACCAATAACACTCTGTTTGTTGGAAGTTGTTTTAAGACATCTGGCGTTTTTTTGCTAGGAATCGGAGCAATAACAAACATTCCGTATTTTCCTTTTATATTCTGAACAATGTTTTCGAAAGTGCTAAAATTATTGTGATGGAAAAAAATATCCAATTGCACATTCTTTCCAAGCCCTTTTCTAAAATTCTCATAAAACGTTTCCTGAAAAATATCAAATGCAAAGATCAATAATGCAACTTTCAACTCCTGCTTTACATCATTAGTGGCAACAAAGTAACCCAATCTATTTTTAGATTCGATTATTCCTCTGTGAACAAGTTCTTTATAAGCTTTTGCAATGGTTTCTCTTGCAAAACCCAGTTCGCTTATAAAAGTATTTACAGACGGAAGCAAATCGCCTTTTGTGACTACCTTTTCATCAATGGCATTAATTATCCCCTGAACCAATTGCTCATGTTTAGATAAGGAATTAATAGATTCAAGATTTTTGATCTGCTGAATAATTTGCTTCATAAAACGTTTTAATAGGTATTTATTTAGAAAATATAGTATTACAAATATATACTAATGTTTATAATTTAGTTAAGCTTTAGTAATTTTTAAAACCACGCTGCTGTTTGATGGCGTAACATTTGGATTGATTCCCACTTGCATTAAGAAATCGCCAGAATAAACCGCTGTTTCTACTACTGGTTTTTTAT
It encodes:
- a CDS encoding GntR family transcriptional regulator is translated as MKQIIQQIKNLESINSLSKHEQLVQGIINAIDEKVVTKGDLLPSVNTFISELGFARETIAKAYKELVHRGIIESKNRLGYFVATNDVKQELKVALLIFAFDIFQETFYENFRKGLGKNVQLDIFFHHNNFSTFENIVQNIKGKYGMFVIAPIPSKKTPDVLKQLPTNRVLLVDRFIETDEDYNYVAQEFGDSSYNAFVRLKDKIKKYDELVFFFKPSSAEPNEILNSFKRFMKDYDIKGVIKEEYTAGSLEKGKVYFTIHNLELWEMLKDSKIKGLKIGKDIGFISHNDDIVKEIIFDGVTTFSTDFAEMGKKATDFVLNRKKTQEIIPTILIDRNSL